One window of Corynebacterium accolens genomic DNA carries:
- a CDS encoding MFS transporter translates to MSQDPANRDWLPVAGSMVAVAWGGNEFTPLLVMYREQSHFSQVTVNGLLAAYVIGIVPALLISGPLSDYIGRRPTMLPAAPLSLAGSFLLSIAPEEPLIIAAGRVLCGLALGIVMAVGSTWISELITRSGGDPAAGPRKASMCLTLGFLIGAALASVLAQWGPWPTHLAYVLHILLTVITAVWLLKTPETRPPRGATVKDTFLDLSIRDMLHMLHIPSVAHRRFSRIVLPVAPWVFGCAGAAYALLPQLLSDSAGDAPIAFSGLMTVITLGCGVGIQMFGKVIDTHRSARASAFAMAVITVGTVFGAIAARTLSLPLGITSAAVMGAGYGLALVAGLSEVQRIAGKDDLAGLTAVFYSVSYTGFFIPMAFSALAPYIGFTALFLIGSLLAACCLINVIHGWRAHLPGPVR, encoded by the coding sequence ATGAGTCAGGACCCCGCCAATCGCGACTGGTTACCCGTCGCAGGCAGCATGGTGGCCGTTGCCTGGGGCGGCAATGAATTTACTCCCCTGCTCGTGATGTACCGCGAGCAATCCCACTTCTCGCAGGTCACCGTCAACGGCCTCCTGGCGGCCTACGTCATTGGCATCGTGCCCGCGCTGCTTATCTCCGGGCCGCTGTCGGACTATATCGGCCGCCGCCCGACGATGCTGCCCGCCGCACCGCTCTCCCTGGCCGGGTCCTTCCTGCTGTCCATCGCTCCCGAAGAACCCCTCATCATCGCCGCCGGCCGCGTGCTGTGCGGCCTGGCGCTGGGCATCGTCATGGCGGTCGGCTCCACCTGGATTTCCGAGCTCATCACCCGCTCCGGCGGCGACCCCGCCGCAGGCCCCCGAAAGGCATCGATGTGCCTTACCCTGGGCTTCCTCATCGGCGCCGCCCTAGCCTCGGTGCTGGCCCAATGGGGCCCGTGGCCCACCCACCTGGCCTACGTCCTACACATCCTGCTTACCGTCATTACCGCGGTGTGGCTATTGAAAACCCCCGAAACCCGTCCACCCCGCGGCGCGACCGTCAAAGACACGTTCCTGGATTTAAGCATCCGCGATATGCTGCACATGCTGCATATTCCTTCTGTCGCGCACCGCCGCTTTTCCCGCATCGTCCTTCCCGTAGCCCCCTGGGTATTCGGCTGCGCGGGCGCGGCCTATGCCCTTTTGCCGCAGCTGCTTTCCGATTCCGCCGGCGATGCCCCCATCGCCTTTTCCGGTCTCATGACCGTCATCACGCTAGGCTGCGGCGTTGGCATCCAAATGTTTGGCAAAGTCATCGACACCCACCGCTCCGCCCGCGCCTCCGCCTTTGCCATGGCCGTCATTACCGTCGGCACCGTCTTCGGTGCCATCGCCGCGCGCACACTCTCCCTCCCGCTCGGTATCACCAGCGCCGCTGTCATGGGAGCTGGCTACGGCCTAGCACTTGTCGCCGGCCTTTCCGAGGTCCAGCGCATCGCCGGAAAAGATGACCTCGCCGGCCTTACCGCCGTGTTCTATTCCGTGTCCTATACCGGCTTCTTTATCCCCATGGCCTTTAGCGCGCTTGCGCCCTACATAGGCTTCACCGCACTATTCCTCATCGGCTCCCTGCTCGCCGCATGCTGCCTCATCAACGTGATTCACGGCTGGCGCGCCCACCTGCCCGGCCCCGTGCGCTAG
- a CDS encoding GntR family transcriptional regulator, whose amino-acid sequence MSDTSMQPAAERVYELVKERIIDGTIDSSQMLSEAALAAEVGVSRTPAHEAFLRLELEGFLQLYPKRGALVVPISPQEIREVYEARLLVDAHSAEKICELGEAERGGIAKRLQENIAAQDAALDAEDLREYTRLDAQFHQIIMDSAGNSLLANVGHQLRERQQRFTATAIGRNVARARAFVDQHRVLADALRTANLPAYLAALRSHLKNSKDQL is encoded by the coding sequence ATGAGCGATACAAGCATGCAGCCTGCCGCGGAGCGGGTTTATGAATTGGTCAAAGAAAGGATCATCGACGGCACCATCGATTCCTCGCAGATGCTGTCAGAAGCCGCACTCGCGGCCGAGGTTGGGGTCAGCCGGACCCCGGCCCACGAGGCTTTCCTGCGCCTGGAGCTCGAGGGCTTTTTGCAGCTTTATCCCAAGCGCGGCGCGCTGGTCGTGCCGATTAGCCCCCAAGAAATCCGCGAGGTCTACGAGGCGCGCCTGCTTGTCGATGCCCACAGTGCCGAAAAGATCTGCGAGCTGGGTGAGGCGGAACGTGGGGGCATCGCCAAGCGCCTGCAAGAAAACATCGCGGCCCAAGACGCCGCCCTGGATGCCGAGGATCTCCGCGAATACACGCGCCTGGATGCGCAATTCCACCAAATCATCATGGATAGCGCCGGCAATAGCCTGCTGGCCAACGTGGGCCACCAGCTGCGCGAGCGTCAGCAACGCTTTACCGCCACCGCCATCGGGCGCAATGTGGCGCGGGCCCGCGCGTTCGTCGATCAGCACCGCGTGCTTGCCGATGCCCTCCGCACCGCCAACCTGCCCGCCTACCTCGCCGCACTCCGTTCGCACCTGAAGAATTCGAAGGATCAACTATGA